The window AAATTTCTAAATATGTATTTTGTGATGGAAACCATACTTCTAAATCATAAGTTTTTTGTGAAGCAAATCCTAAATCTCCTGTACATAATAAAATTTTTTGGTATGGCAATTTTAATAATTTTAAAATTTTTTCAGCATGCATAGTTAAAATTTCTAATGTTTTATGAGAATTTTCAGGTTTTACAATTTGTATAATTTCTACTTTTTCAAATTGATAATTGCGTATCAAACCTCTATTTTTTTTTCCATATGCTAAATTTTCTGCTCGAAAACAAGAACTTAATGCTGTAAATTTTAATGGTAAAATATTTTCTTTTAAAATGGTATTACGTATTAAATTAGTTAACGGTACTTCAGAAGTTGGAATTAAAAAATATTTATTTTTTTTTTTTTCATTTTTTAAAAAAGTATGAAATAATTCATTTTTAAATTTTGGTAATTGTCCTGTCCCAAAAATAGATTTTTCATTTACTAAATTTGGAATATAAGTTTCAACATATCCATGTACTTTAGTATGAATATCTAACATAAATTGTCCTAATGCTCGATGTAATAAAGCAATTGAACCATTCATGACAACAAAACCTGAACCAGAAATTAACGAAGAACTACTCCAATCTAAACCTTTTAATTGTTGCCCTAAAGAGATATAATCTTTAATTAAAAAATTAAATTTTTTAGGAGATCCCCATTGATAAATTTTTTGATTATTTTTTGGAAATTTACCTATTGGAACATCATTATCAGGAATATTCGGTATATATATTAAAAAATTATAAATTTTTATTTGAATATTTTTTAATTTTTTGTTAAATTTTTGAGAAAGTTTTTTAAAAAAAATTAATTTATTTAAAATAAATTCATAATTAAAATATAAATTTTTATAATATATTAAATATTTTGATAATTTTTTTCGTTGTTCTTGTGTTTTTTCACTTAAAATTTGATATTTTTTTCTTTTTTTTTCTAATTTTTGTAATTTTTTTACATCTAAAAAAAAATTTTTGTATTCTAATTTTTTTTTAAAAAAAAAATATTTTTTTTTTAAAAGAGTATAATTTAGCATAAAAATAATGATCTTATAATATGTTTTTAAAATTATCTTATTTTTTTTTAAAATTTTTAATTTTATAAAAAAAAGATTGTATAGAAAATTTTTTTATTTTTTAATAAAAAGTATATATGAAAAAATTCAATATTATATTAAATTTTTTAAATATTATATTTTTAAAAAATTTTTAAAATATTTTATATTTTAAAAATAAAAATTTTTATAAAATAAATATTTTATTAAATAAAATAGTTTATACTTTTATTATATAAAAAGAAAAAAAATATTATATTTTTATTAATTTTTTAATTATTATTTTAAAAAATATAAAAATATATATTATATAAAAAATAAAAAGGGTTTTGTATATGAAAAAAAAAGTTTTTTTAAATGTTAAATTAATTATTATAGGATCTGGTCCTGCTGGATATACTGCTGGTTTATATGCTGCCAGAGCTAATATTTCTACTATTCTTTTTGAAGGTCCTAATCCTGGTGGACAATTATTAAATACTTCTTCTATTGAAAATTGGCCCGGTCAATTCAATTTTATTAGTGGTCAAGAATTAATGACAAATATGAAAAAACAAGTAAAAAATTTACATATAAAAATTATAAACGATACAATACTTAAAATTTTAACAAAAAAAAAAAAATTTATTGTTTTAACAAAAAATAATCAATATTTTTCAGATTCGATTATTATTGCTACTGGAGCTATAGCTCGTTCATTAAATATTTCTACTGAAAAAAAATATTTAGGTAAAGGTGTATCTACTTGCGCTATTTGTGATGGATATTTTTATAAAAATAAACCTGTGGCTGTGATTGGTGGAGGTAATACTGCAATTGAAAATGCATTATATTTATCTAAAATTTCTAAAATTGTATATTTAATACATCGTCAAAATACTTTTCGGGCCGAAAAAATTTTAATTAAACGTTTAATGGAAAAATGTATTTCTAAAAAAATTATTATTTTTCAGCCCTTCATACTTAAAAAAATTTTAGGAGATAACTCTGGTGTATCTGGAATTAAAATTCAATCTGTTATAGAAAAAAATAATCAAATTTTAAAAATTTTTGGATTGTTTGTATCAATTGGTTATATACCCAATACTCAAATTTTTAAAAATTTGTTACATATTGATTCTAATGGTTACATTATTTTAAACAAGAAATCAAAATTTTTTACTACTGAAACAAATTATCCAGGAATATTTGCTGCTGGAGATGTAGTTGATAATGTTTATAAACAAGCAATTACTGCAGCAGCTAATGGTTGTCAAGCTGCTATGGATGTTGAAAAATATTTACATATAAAATAAAACGTTTTTTAAATTTTTTTTAAAAATATATTTTTTAAAAAAATTAAAAAATTTCTAAAAATTTTAAAAGAAGATAAAATATGAAAGAAGAAAATATTGAAATGCAAGGTATAGTAATCGATACACTTCCAAATACTATGTTTCGAGTAGAATTAGAAAATAAACATATAGTAATTGCACATATTTCAGGGAAAATGAGAAAAAATTATATTAGAATTTTAACTGGAGATAAAGTTACTTTAGAATTAACACCTTATGATTTAAGTAAAGGGCGTATTATATTTAGAAGTCGTTAAAAAATATAACATTTATATATATTAATTAATTCAAAAATATATTTTTTATAAAAAAAATTTATTTAAAAAAAAGGAAAAAAATGCGTACTATAAAATGCGGTATATTTAAAAAAAAATATTTTCAAAAAACTTGTACTTTATGTGGATGGGTTCAAAATATCAGAAATTTAGGGAATATGTTATTTATTCAATTAAAAGATCGATATGGAATTTCTCAAATTGTTTTTCATTCAGAAATTTTAAAAAAATTTCCTCTGATTATGAAAATTAAAAAAGAATTTTGTATACAAGTTACAGGTACTGTACAAAAAAAAAAAATGTTAAAAAAAAATTAGAAAATTTTGAACTTCATGCTCAAAAATATAAAATTTTTAATAAAACACTTCCAATTCCTTTAGATTATAATAAAAAAAATAAAGAAAAAATCCGACTTCAATATAGGTATTTAGATTTACGTTGTAAATTTATGATTGAAAATTTTAAAATTAGAAATATTGTTTCAATGTTAACACGAAAATATTTAGAAAAAAACAATTTTTTAGAAATTGAAACACCTATCTTAACAAAATCTACACCCGAAGGCGCTGAAAATTTTTTAATTAAAAGTAAATATTTAGGTAAGAATTATGCATTACCTCAATCTCCTCAATTATTTAAGCAATTATTAATGATTTCTGGTTTTGATAAATATTATCAAATTGCAAAATGTTTTCGAAATGAAGATTTACGTTCAGATCGACAACCTGAATTTACACAAATTGATATTGAAGCTTCTTTTATAACATCAGAAAAAATACAAGATTTTATCGAAACTTTAATTAAAAAAATTTGGTTAAAAATTTTAAAATTTAAATTAAAAGTTTTTCCTAAAATTACATATAAAAATAGTTTAAAATATTACGCAACAGATAAACCAGATTTAAGAAATCCATTAAAATTTTTAAATATTACAAAAATTTTTAAAAAAAAATGGAATATTTTTTTTTCAAATTTTGACTTCTTATTAAATCAAGATAGAATAGTTTCTCTTCATATTTTTCAAGGTGTTTTATTATTAAATGAAAAACATTTTAAAAATTATAAAAAAATTTTTAAAAAATTTAAAATTCATAATTTTTATATTGTAAAAGTTATGAAAAAAAAAATTATTATTAATAATTTTAATACAAAAAAAATTACAAAAAAAAAATATCATATGTGTTTAAAAATTATTTCTTTTATTAAATGTATACAGAATGATATTTTATTTTTTGCTATAACCTCAAAATATGTTAATAATAATTTTTTATCTAAATTAAGAATGCAAATTGGAAAAGATTTAAAAATAATTAAAGAAAAAATTTGGAAACCTGTATGGATTATAGATTTTCCATTATTTAATTTAGATTTAAGTAATAATACTATAAAATCTGTACATCATCCTTTTACAGCTCCTAAAAATATTGATGAAAATATCACTCAAGAAAATGTTTTAAAAATTATTTCTAGTGCATATGATTTAGTAATTAATGGATATGAAATAGGTGGAGGATCACAACGTATTTATGATGCTGTGTTACAAAAAAAAATTTTTAATTTTTTAAATATTAGTAAAGATTCTTTAGAAAAAAATTTTAATTTTTTTTTAAATGCTTTACAGTACGGCGCTCCTCCTCATGCTGGTATAGCTTTAGGATTAGATCGAATAATTATGTTATTAACTAATAATTCTACAATTAAAGATGTTATAGCTTTTCCTAAAACTAATTCAGCCCTTTGTTTATTAACTGGAGCTCCAAATGAATAAATAAAAAATTTTTTTCAAAAACCATCATGCGAAATAACATGTTGGTTTTTATTAAAAAAAAATCTATTAATATTTTTCGGGAGAATAAAATGGCAGGACATAGTAAATGGTCAAATACTAAACACAGAAAAGCAGCTCAAGATTATAAAAAAAATCAAAAATCTATGAAATTAATACGAAATATTACAAGTGCAAGTAAAAAATATGGTAATAATCCTAATATAAATTTTTGTTTAAGAGCAGCTATTATCAAAGCTACTAATAATAATATTTCAAAAAATTCTATAAAAAAAGCTATTCAACGTGGATCTTTGAATTTCGAAAAAAAAAAAAAAATTCAACAAATCAAATATGCAGGATGTAATAAAGAAGGAATAATTATATTAATTTCTTATATTTCTAAAAATATTTTAGATATTCAATCAAAAATTCATAAAATTTTTAAAAAATATAATTTTTTTTTTATTCATTATTTAAAAATTAAATATTTGTTTCAAGAATGTATTATTTTTTTATTTCAAAAAACTAAAAAAAATGAAGAAATTTTAATTAATCTAGCTATAGAAAATAATGCATATGATATTGACACAAATTCATTTAAAAAAATTAAAATTATTATTAATACTTTTGATGCTAAAAATATTAAAAAAGAATTTAAAAAATTTTCTTTAAAAATTTTAAAAACTGATACTAAAGTTATAGCTTTTAAAAAACATCAAATAATTTCTTTAACTATAGAAAAATTTAAAAAATTTTTAAAAGAATTAAAAAAAATTCCAGAAATTCAAAATATTTCTCATAACGCATTTACTAAAATATAAAAATTAAAAATTTTTTTAAAAAAAATTGCTTGAATTCTCCAGAATTTTTTCTGTTAAAAACAAGCAGTTTAAATATAAAAAAATTTTTCATATTTTTTTATTTTTTTTAAAAAAAAATTTTTAAAATTTTTAAAAGAAGAATTAAACTTTAAGAATACGACAAACATTCATTGTTTTATAAGTATTTTTTTTATATTTTTCTTGAATTAAAATTACAAAGCTTTCTTTTTTAACGTATTTTTTTTGTTTTAAAAATTTTATTAAAGAATTTTTAAAATATATTTCTTTTTCTGTAATATTAAATAAAATAGGTATAATACCTCGATATAAAGTACAAGTCTGTAAAACTGACATTTGAGAAGAAATTACTAATATTGGTAATGAAGTTGAAATTCTAGATGCAATCAAAGCAGGTTTACTTGAATTAGTTAATAAAATAATTGCTGAAACGTTTAATAAATGATTAGCAGCATACATTGAAGACATTAATATAGCTTCTGAAATATCTTTAAATACAGTATGTAATCTATGTTTCGAAATTCTTATACTAGGAATTTTTTCTGCTTCATAACATATCTGAATCATTTTTTGAATAGTTTCTATAGGAAATTTTCCTGATGCAGTTTCAGCAGATAACATAACAGCATCAGTACCATCTAATACTGCATTAGCAACATCTGAAACTTCAGCTCTAGTTGGGAAAGAATTAAAAACCATAGATTCCATCATTTGCGTAGCTGTAATTACAGCGCGATTTAATTTACGAGACATAGAAATTAATTTTTTTTGTATAGAAATTAATTTAGTATCTCCAATTTCCACACCTAAATCGCCACGAGCTATCATAATTGCATCAGATTCTAAAATAATTTCTTGAATATTTTTTTCTGTTTTAATAGCTTCAGCACGTTCTATTTTAGCTATAATTTTTGCATTACTACCAGAATTCTGTAATAATTGACGAGCAACTTTTAAATCTTTTGAAGTTCTAGGAAAGGAAACTGCTAAAAAATTCACATGAATTTTAGAAGCTAATAAAATATCTTTTTTATCTTTTTCAGTTAAAGCTTCGGCAGATAAACCACCTCCTAATTTATTTAATCCTTTATTATTTGTCAAAAATCCACCAATTAATACTTGAGTAATAATTTTTGTATTAAAGATTTTAATAACTTGTAATTGAATGCGACCATCATCTAATAATAAAATATCATTATATTTTACTTCTTGAGGTAATTTGCTATAATTAATTCCAACTTCAGTTTCTGTTCCATTATTTTTTTCTATGTTCGGATCTAAAACAAAAATATCTCCAATTTTTAAAAATATTTTTTTTTTTTGAAATCCAGAAATTCTAATTTTAGGACCTTGTAAATCTCCTAATAAAGACACTATAATTCCTAATTTTTTAGAAATTTTTAAAATTTCACAAGCTCGATTTTTATGATCTTCAGGTGTTCCATGAGAAAAATTTAAACGAAAAACATTAGCCCCAGCTTTAATCATATTCTCTAAAACACCCGGATAATCAGTAGAAGGCCCTAATGTTGTAATAATTTTTGTTCTTAAAAAATTTAAATCCATAAAATATTATCCTATTTTAAAAAAATATAATGTGTTTAGCAAAAAAATATAAAACTTAATATATTTTTATATTGTATATAAGAGAAATTTTATTAAAAAAAATATTTTTTTAAAAAAATATATAAAAAATATTTTTTTTAAAAGATATATAAAATTTTTATATAATTTTTTTATATTATGATTTTTTTTAAAAAAAAAATTAAAATCTGTATAATACATATTATATATATAAAAATTATATTATAAATATAAATAGTAAAAAATAATTTTATCAATATTAATAAAAAATAATATTTTTTTAATTTTTTATAAATTATAAATTTTATTATAAAATATTTTTTTTATATTATATACATTAAACTTCAAGAATTTTAATAAAAATAAAATTTTTAAAAAAATAGATATTATTTTTTTTGAAAAAATATATTTAAAAATATTTAATTTTTTAATACTAAATAAAAATTTTACAATAATTGTAAAATTATTAAAATTAAAATTTTTATAAATTTTACTTTTATATTTTAAAAAATATTATACTACATTAATTTTAAAAAAATAAATTTTTAAAAATCTCTACTTTTGAAAATTATTTTTTAAAATTCTAAAAAATAATATATTTTATAATAAATATAATTATTATTAAAATAAAAAAAATTTAATTTTTTTAAAAAAAATATAAAAATTTTTATATATAATTTTTTAAAATGATTAAAATTTTATATAAATTTTAAAAAAATTAAAATTAAATTAATAAATAAAACTGTATAAAAATATTATTTTTTATAAAAAAAAATCTAATTTTAATAATAAAATATAAATTATAAAACTACAGGAGAA of the Buchnera aphidicola (Nippolachnus piri) genome contains:
- the serS gene encoding serine--tRNA ligase codes for the protein MLNYTLLKKKYFFFKKKLEYKNFFLDVKKLQKLEKKRKKYQILSEKTQEQRKKLSKYLIYYKNLYFNYEFILNKLIFFKKLSQKFNKKLKNIQIKIYNFLIYIPNIPDNDVPIGKFPKNNQKIYQWGSPKKFNFLIKDYISLGQQLKGLDWSSSSLISGSGFVVMNGSIALLHRALGQFMLDIHTKVHGYVETYIPNLVNEKSIFGTGQLPKFKNELFHTFLKNEKKKNKYFLIPTSEVPLTNLIRNTILKENILPLKFTALSSCFRAENLAYGKKNRGLIRNYQFEKVEIIQIVKPENSHKTLEILTMHAEKILKLLKLPYQKILLCTGDLGFASQKTYDLEVWFPSQNTYLEISSCSLMGDFQTRRINSRYYDKKFKKNIFLHTLNGSGLALGRTLAAILENYQCSNGRIKVPKILQTPYMHGMTFLE
- the trxB gene encoding thioredoxin-disulfide reductase is translated as MKKKVFLNVKLIIIGSGPAGYTAGLYAARANISTILFEGPNPGGQLLNTSSIENWPGQFNFISGQELMTNMKKQVKNLHIKIINDTILKILTKKKKFIVLTKNNQYFSDSIIIATGAIARSLNISTEKKYLGKGVSTCAICDGYFYKNKPVAVIGGGNTAIENALYLSKISKIVYLIHRQNTFRAEKILIKRLMEKCISKKIIIFQPFILKKILGDNSGVSGIKIQSVIEKNNQILKIFGLFVSIGYIPNTQIFKNLLHIDSNGYIILNKKSKFFTTETNYPGIFAAGDVVDNVYKQAITAAANGCQAAMDVEKYLHIK
- the infA gene encoding translation initiation factor IF-1, producing the protein MKEENIEMQGIVIDTLPNTMFRVELENKHIVIAHISGKMRKNYIRILTGDKVTLELTPYDLSKGRIIFRSR
- a CDS encoding OB-fold nucleic acid binding domain-containing protein translates to MRTIKCGIFKKKYFQKTCTLCGWVQNIRNLGNMLFIQLKDRYGISQIVFHSEILKKFPLIMKIKKEFCIQVTGTVQKKKMLKKN
- the aspS gene encoding aspartate--tRNA ligase — protein: MYTSYRYCTKKKNVKKKLENFELHAQKYKIFNKTLPIPLDYNKKNKEKIRLQYRYLDLRCKFMIENFKIRNIVSMLTRKYLEKNNFLEIETPILTKSTPEGAENFLIKSKYLGKNYALPQSPQLFKQLLMISGFDKYYQIAKCFRNEDLRSDRQPEFTQIDIEASFITSEKIQDFIETLIKKIWLKILKFKLKVFPKITYKNSLKYYATDKPDLRNPLKFLNITKIFKKKWNIFFSNFDFLLNQDRIVSLHIFQGVLLLNEKHFKNYKKIFKKFKIHNFYIVKVMKKKIIINNFNTKKITKKKYHMCLKIISFIKCIQNDILFFAITSKYVNNNFLSKLRMQIGKDLKIIKEKIWKPVWIIDFPLFNLDLSNNTIKSVHHPFTAPKNIDENITQENVLKIISSAYDLVINGYEIGGGSQRIYDAVLQKKIFNFLNISKDSLEKNFNFFLNALQYGAPPHAGIALGLDRIIMLLTNNSTIKDVIAFPKTNSALCLLTGAPNE
- a CDS encoding YebC/PmpR family DNA-binding transcriptional regulator; amino-acid sequence: MLVFIKKKSINIFRENKMAGHSKWSNTKHRKAAQDYKKNQKSMKLIRNITSASKKYGNNPNINFCLRAAIIKATNNNISKNSIKKAIQRGSLNFEKKKKIQQIKYAGCNKEGIIILISYISKNILDIQSKIHKIFKKYNFFFIHYLKIKYLFQECIIFLFQKTKKNEEILINLAIENNAYDIDTNSFKKIKIIINTFDAKNIKKEFKKFSLKILKTDTKVIAFKKHQIISLTIEKFKKFLKELKKIPEIQNISHNAFTKI
- the pyk gene encoding pyruvate kinase: MDLNFLRTKIITTLGPSTDYPGVLENMIKAGANVFRLNFSHGTPEDHKNRACEILKISKKLGIIVSLLGDLQGPKIRISGFQKKKIFLKIGDIFVLDPNIEKNNGTETEVGINYSKLPQEVKYNDILLLDDGRIQLQVIKIFNTKIITQVLIGGFLTNNKGLNKLGGGLSAEALTEKDKKDILLASKIHVNFLAVSFPRTSKDLKVARQLLQNSGSNAKIIAKIERAEAIKTEKNIQEIILESDAIMIARGDLGVEIGDTKLISIQKKLISMSRKLNRAVITATQMMESMVFNSFPTRAEVSDVANAVLDGTDAVMLSAETASGKFPIETIQKMIQICYEAEKIPSIRISKHRLHTVFKDISEAILMSSMYAANHLLNVSAIILLTNSSKPALIASRISTSLPILVISSQMSVLQTCTLYRGIIPILFNITEKEIYFKNSLIKFLKQKKYVKKESFVILIQEKYKKNTYKTMNVCRILKV